The Chitinophagales bacterium genome window below encodes:
- a CDS encoding amino acid dehydrogenase, with product MDSLLQKYKDKKPQIVFEWNDPETDAEGWVVINSLRGGAAGGGTRMRLGLDRGEVESLAKVMEIKFTVSGPSIGGAKSGINFDPNDPRKNEVLERWFAAVIPILKNYYGTGGDLNVDEVKDVIPITEDYGLWHPQEGVVNGHFGTNEAQKIHRIGQLRQGVSKKVEDPKYTPDLNQNFVIADLITGWGVSESVKHYYKIWKNESLKDKKVVVQGWGNVAGTAGYYLAKNGAKIIGIIDKDGGLINEKGYSFDEITTLLKERDGNKLYASNMLSFEEVNDKIWDLSCDIFIPAAASKLVTHNQIKRLIDKGCSVVSSGANVPFKDADIFFGDTAKFADDNLALIPDFIANCGMARTFAYLMEEKIEISDEAIFNDVSNCIEKALKEVNKINNNDKNIAKAALQIAIKKLI from the coding sequence ATGGACTCTTTACTTCAAAAATATAAAGACAAAAAACCTCAAATAGTATTTGAATGGAACGACCCCGAAACTGATGCAGAAGGGTGGGTAGTTATTAACTCGTTAAGAGGCGGAGCCGCTGGTGGTGGCACGCGTATGAGGCTTGGGTTAGATAGAGGAGAAGTAGAATCTTTAGCTAAAGTAATGGAAATTAAATTTACCGTTTCCGGTCCTTCTATTGGCGGAGCAAAATCAGGAATTAATTTTGATCCCAATGACCCACGCAAAAATGAAGTGTTAGAGCGTTGGTTTGCCGCAGTTATTCCCATACTTAAAAACTATTACGGCACCGGTGGCGATTTGAATGTAGATGAAGTAAAAGATGTTATTCCTATTACAGAAGATTATGGTTTGTGGCATCCGCAAGAAGGTGTAGTAAATGGACATTTTGGCACCAATGAAGCCCAAAAAATACACAGAATTGGTCAACTAAGACAAGGTGTTTCTAAAAAAGTAGAAGACCCAAAATATACGCCCGATTTAAACCAAAACTTTGTAATTGCCGATTTAATAACAGGCTGGGGCGTTTCAGAATCGGTAAAACACTACTACAAAATATGGAAAAATGAAAGTTTAAAAGACAAAAAAGTAGTAGTGCAAGGTTGGGGAAATGTGGCAGGAACTGCGGGATATTATTTAGCAAAAAATGGAGCTAAAATAATAGGAATAATAGATAAAGATGGTGGTTTAATAAATGAAAAAGGCTATTCTTTTGATGAAATAACTACGCTTTTAAAAGAAAGAGACGGCAATAAATTATACGCTTCAAATATGCTTAGTTTTGAAGAAGTAAACGATAAAATTTGGGATTTAAGTTGCGATATATTTATTCCTGCGGCAGCATCAAAATTGGTAACACACAATCAGATAAAAAGATTAATAGACAAAGGCTGTAGCGTAGTAAGCAGTGGTGCAAACGTACCTTTTAAAGATGCCGATATTTTCTTTGGAGATACGGCAAAATTTGCAGATGATAATTTAGCTTTAATTCCCGATTTTATAGCTAACTGTGGTATGGCAAGAACTTTTGCTTATTTAATGGAAGAAAAAATTGAAATTTCTGACGAAGCTATTTTTAATGATGTTTCAAACTGTATAGAAAAAGCCCTAAAAGAAGTAAATAAAATAAACAATAACGATAAAAATATAGCAAAAGCAGCATTGCAAATAGCTATCAAAAAACTTATATAA
- a CDS encoding arginase family protein, translating into MIFDFIEPVDVSKIDLSIDKLDQNQLGSKIYINTNNHIENEDNFNMVLLGVLENRDASVDEATMRMGLNNVRKEFYQLYSHFETPKILDIGNVKMGKTKKDSHVALEQVLQDLNEKGLTVVVIGGSHEMFYSQYKSFKNSRYDIDVVVVDAVIDFNSTEELNSSSHLYHIVTSTPNFLFTLSHLGQQLYYNSPQNIDKIEALIFESRRVGQLQQNIFEIEPIIRNADLMSFDLSAVKSADSPANDKASPNGLTGVEACQLSRFAGFSNKLHSFGIYEFNPLFDSNNQSAKQISQMIWYFIEGYTNRKSHDYPAESNKEFTKFFVKQESTSYELVFWKSNYSGKWWMEIPTKEDGVVKYLPCSYQDYENAMEDELPDNWMKVFRMLN; encoded by the coding sequence ATGATTTTTGATTTTATAGAGCCTGTTGATGTAAGCAAAATAGATTTATCAATAGATAAATTAGACCAAAATCAGTTGGGTAGTAAAATTTATATTAACACCAATAACCATATTGAAAATGAAGATAATTTTAATATGGTTTTGCTGGGTGTATTAGAGAATAGAGATGCTTCTGTAGATGAAGCAACCATGAGAATGGGTTTGAATAATGTAAGAAAAGAGTTTTATCAATTATACAGTCATTTTGAAACACCTAAAATTTTAGACATAGGCAATGTAAAAATGGGAAAAACAAAGAAAGATTCTCATGTGGCATTAGAGCAGGTACTTCAAGATTTGAACGAAAAAGGATTGACCGTTGTAGTAATTGGTGGTAGCCACGAAATGTTTTATAGTCAATACAAATCTTTTAAAAATAGCAGATATGATATAGACGTGGTGGTGGTAGATGCCGTAATAGATTTTAATAGTACCGAAGAGTTAAATTCCTCATCGCATTTATACCACATAGTTACTTCTACGCCCAATTTTTTATTTACACTAAGTCATTTAGGACAGCAGTTGTATTACAATTCTCCTCAAAATATTGATAAAATTGAGGCTTTAATTTTTGAATCAAGACGAGTAGGACAATTGCAGCAAAATATATTTGAAATAGAGCCAATAATACGCAATGCCGATTTAATGAGCTTTGATTTATCGGCTGTTAAAAGTGCCGATTCCCCAGCTAACGATAAAGCCTCTCCCAATGGACTTACGGGCGTAGAAGCTTGTCAACTATCTCGTTTTGCAGGCTTTAGCAATAAGCTACATTCTTTTGGTATTTATGAGTTTAATCCGCTTTTTGATAGTAATAATCAGTCGGCAAAGCAAATAAGCCAAATGATTTGGTATTTTATAGAAGGCTATACTAACAGAAAATCGCACGATTATCCGGCAGAAAGCAATAAAGAGTTTACTAAGTTTTTTGTAAAACAAGAAAGCACAAGCTATGAATTGGTTTTTTGGAAAAGCAATTACAGCGGGAAATGGTGGATGGAAATTCCCACTAAAGAAGATGGCGTGGTAAAATACTTACCTTGTAGCTATCAAGATTATGAAAACGCCATGGAAGATGAACTTCCAGACAACTGGATGAAAGTGTTTAGAATGTTAAATTAA
- the nhaD gene encoding sodium:proton antiporter NhaD yields MEILVVIIFILGYLAITLEHNIKIDKLVPALVMMALAWAVIAVSHLPVFEIGEHGLENAPLDAMLLHHFGKTCEILIFLIGAMTIVEIIDAFDGFSVIKKFIKTNQKKKLLWIMTSLAFVLSAIIDNLTATIVLITIMRKLLDDHDTRIWYVGLIIIAANAGGAWSPIGDVTTTMLWIGHKVSTAKLIEHIVIPAIVCFAVPVFIASRMKAFQGTFETPKDESESKSKYADFMLYLGLFLIILVPVFKTFTHLPPYIGMMLSLGIFTVFAEVLSRREFSITNADHSGGHVANPVHRALSRIEMPSLLFFLGILMTVAALESLGLIFKLGQSVEASIGTDFFVIILGFASAIVDNVPLVAASMGMFPALPLDHPDWHLIAFTAGTGGSMLIIGSAAGVVAMGMERIDFFWYLKKIAWLAVVGYAVGIAVFYFTNHYIFPMLRVS; encoded by the coding sequence ATGGAAATTTTAGTAGTAATTATTTTTATACTTGGCTATTTAGCTATTACTTTAGAACACAATATTAAAATAGATAAACTTGTACCCGCTTTAGTTATGATGGCTTTAGCCTGGGCAGTAATTGCTGTTTCGCATCTTCCTGTGTTTGAAATAGGAGAACACGGTTTAGAGAACGCACCTTTAGATGCCATGCTCTTGCATCATTTTGGAAAAACCTGCGAAATACTCATATTCCTTATAGGAGCTATGACCATAGTAGAAATAATTGATGCTTTTGACGGGTTTTCGGTTATAAAGAAATTTATAAAGACTAACCAAAAAAAGAAATTACTATGGATAATGACAAGTTTAGCCTTTGTTTTATCTGCTATTATTGACAACTTAACCGCCACTATTGTTTTAATAACTATAATGAGAAAATTATTAGACGACCACGATACAAGAATATGGTATGTTGGTTTAATAATAATAGCTGCTAATGCCGGAGGAGCATGGTCGCCAATAGGAGATGTAACAACTACAATGCTTTGGATAGGACACAAAGTTTCTACAGCTAAACTTATAGAACACATAGTAATACCGGCAATAGTTTGTTTTGCCGTTCCTGTTTTTATAGCCAGCAGAATGAAAGCTTTTCAAGGAACTTTTGAAACGCCTAAAGACGAAAGTGAGTCTAAAAGTAAATATGCTGATTTTATGCTTTATTTAGGCTTGTTTTTAATCATATTAGTACCTGTATTTAAAACTTTTACTCATCTTCCTCCGTATATAGGCATGATGCTTTCTTTAGGTATTTTTACAGTATTTGCAGAAGTACTTAGCAGAAGAGAATTTAGTATTACTAACGCTGACCACAGCGGTGGGCATGTGGCTAATCCTGTGCATAGAGCTTTATCAAGAATAGAAATGCCAAGTTTGCTTTTCTTCTTAGGAATATTAATGACTGTGGCGGCTTTAGAGTCTTTAGGTTTAATTTTTAAACTTGGACAATCTGTAGAAGCGAGTATAGGCACTGACTTTTTTGTAATTATTTTAGGTTTTGCTTCAGCCATAGTAGATAATGTGCCATTAGTGGCTGCCAGCATGGGAATGTTTCCCGCCTTGCCATTAGACCACCCCGACTGGCATTTAATAGCATTTACCGCAGGTACGGGAGGAAGTATGCTTATCATTGGTTCAGCAGCAGGAGTTGTAGCTATGGGTATGGAAAGAATAGATTTCTTTTGGTATTTGAAAAAAATTGCTTGGCTGGCGGTAGTAGGATACGCAGTAGGTATTGCTGTATTTTACTTTACCAACCATTATATCTTCCCAATGTTGAGGGTTTCGTAG
- a CDS encoding cystathionine gamma-synthase, whose translation MKFGTKTIHAGVEPDSATGAIMTPIYQTSTYVQEGIGQHKGYEYSRTGNPTRAALEKSIAALENGKFGACFASGLAAMDCVLKMLNPGDEVISTNDLYGGSYRIFTTIFEKYGIKFHFVNMTDVANIENQINNNTKLIWIETPTNPMMNIIDIEAVSNIAKKHGVKVAVDNTFATPYLQTPLDLGADIIVHSVTKYLGGHSDVVMGAMVVNDENLAKEMYRIQNSSGAVCGPFDSFLTLRGIKTLHLRMQRHCENGEKIARFLVTHPKVDKVYWPGFETHPNHAIAKKQMRGFGGMVSFSLKGNKLEDAKKIVSSTHLFSLAESLGGVESLIGHPATMTHAAIPYEKRQESGVVDSLIRLSVGLEDADDLIADLKQALG comes from the coding sequence ATGAAATTTGGAACAAAAACAATTCACGCAGGCGTAGAACCGGATAGTGCTACCGGTGCCATTATGACACCTATTTATCAAACCTCTACCTATGTACAGGAAGGAATAGGGCAGCATAAGGGTTATGAATACAGCAGAACGGGAAACCCAACAAGAGCCGCTTTAGAAAAAAGTATAGCTGCTTTAGAAAATGGGAAATTTGGTGCTTGTTTTGCCAGTGGTTTGGCTGCTATGGATTGTGTGCTTAAAATGTTAAATCCGGGCGATGAAGTTATTTCTACCAATGATTTATATGGTGGTTCTTATAGAATTTTTACTACTATTTTTGAAAAATATGGTATTAAATTCCACTTTGTAAACATGACTGATGTTGCCAATATTGAAAACCAAATTAACAACAATACAAAACTAATTTGGATAGAAACGCCCACCAACCCTATGATGAATATTATAGACATTGAAGCGGTTTCTAATATAGCAAAAAAACACGGAGTAAAAGTGGCTGTTGATAATACATTTGCCACACCGTACCTTCAAACCCCATTAGATTTAGGAGCAGACATTATAGTACACTCTGTTACAAAATATTTGGGTGGACACAGCGATGTGGTAATGGGTGCTATGGTGGTAAACGATGAAAATTTAGCCAAAGAGATGTATCGCATACAAAATTCAAGTGGTGCGGTATGTGGTCCTTTTGATTCTTTTTTAACACTAAGAGGTATTAAAACCTTGCATTTGCGTATGCAACGCCATTGTGAAAATGGCGAAAAAATAGCACGGTTTTTAGTAACACATCCCAAAGTAGATAAAGTATATTGGCCGGGGTTTGAAACACACCCAAATCATGCTATTGCCAAAAAACAAATGCGTGGGTTTGGCGGTATGGTTTCTTTTTCTCTAAAAGGGAATAAATTAGAAGATGCTAAAAAAATTGTTTCATCAACACACTTATTTTCATTGGCAGAAAGTTTAGGCGGAGTAGAAAGCCTAATAGGACACCCCGCCACCATGACGCACGCAGCTATTCCTTATGAAAAACGCCAAGAAAGTGGTGTGGTAGATTCTCTTATACGCTTAAGTGTGGGCTTAGAAGATGCCGATGACTTAATAGCCGATTTGAAACAGGCATTGGGATAA
- a CDS encoding gliding motility-associated C-terminal domain-containing protein: MKKIFLILLLVFFGFFINNIKASHLLGADLTYVCSSNNTYTIRLTLYRDCNGISPATTQTVNYESTICGISTSITLNPVGTETDITPLCPSQVSACDNSTGTYGIEEYVYEGTFTLPTGCEANDWVISWDQCCRNDAINTITNPGSEGTAISAHLDNSIPCNSSPTFNNPPSSMVCINQPVIYNHGVSDIDGDSLYFTIGDCYDTPGATVNYSGSYSGTNPFPTASGITVDPNTGAISFTPTQQIVGVICIKIQEYRGGALIGEINRDMQFTVINCSNQPPVSSGVDGTYTNDTSNYEIIACTNSTVCFNINAQDPDGDNVTLSWNNEIPTATFTPSNNGTPNASAMFCWTPSVSDVGLNFFTVNVTDDGCPVVGSGTYTYAINVIGGQGNIEASPDDSICVGLSSTLSVTTNPTALSLSWSPSNTLSNDSLDTVIATPTTNTTYVVTGSFPSGCIASDTVRVLVENYQTIFADIDTNVVCYDDSVTLISSGGTNWEWINGAQEGVPFLPPAGTSTYYVYDTLANGCLSSDSVSVTVYGRPNINAYSSGNNICLGQQIRIGALGGVSYDINGGAVPFNTLFTPPYGSTDYIVAGYNAFGCASYDTITIIVEAPYSVVANSDTNNICIGEYVTLFATGSANYSWDNGVQDGVPFIPPLGSTDYVVSADSAGCASYDTITINVSQPVNVTAHASDYAICEGDSIYLYGTGASTYTWDNGVPDSTYFVPSINDTTFIMQGELGAGCPSFDTVSISIIEAPNVIAHAYPNDTVCEGDSIMLYGTGASNPYTWSSGVIDSTYFLLANGSSVYTVEAQNSTGCVGRDTITVATRSLPNVVANASDTSVCAGDNVTLTGAGAQNYTWDNGNVTNGIPFTPPAGTSSHFVEGEDIYGCINYDTIFITANTSTPIVAHASDTSICIGESIYLYATGFANSYNWSHGLPDSAVFQPNLNDTVFVVEGIFSTGCPSFDTIKIKVNNLPAVVALAYPNDSLCNGDSIMLYGSGAINYNWSGGVIDSTYFYPSLGSNQYFVEGTDNNGCISFDTVNIETGTETLISANASDTLLCEGESVTLYGSGALGGYIWNNGVQNNQAFVPSVGNNEYIVSYTNVFGCIDNDTINITVNALPLVVANTTGNNLCAPATITLTGSGADTYTWVNSGISDGVPFAPPIGTTNYIVIGEDATTTCTNSDTIAITIYPLPTIIPLASPNDTLCEGESLTLTANGATPPYNWNNGVTNGIPFVPPVGATAYTVTASDANSCTNDTSITIHVFAKPTVSITPTPNDSICEGGQLTLTANGAINYTWSFGANGATTTYEMPNGVNSVEVIGVVANNCADTANINLYGYPTFSFNQQVSICEDETYTLPNGTVVNTADTYPVTFQTQHGCDSIYYITVSVNLIGEYTPMEDDIVCDGNNYTLSLNAQNIDNISWFVIDDLVTNSLVGNSNYTNANQDGLSFTLDTSLSNNLYFAEMTDECGRMYYDTMKLEVFMPHPVENGYPDTIFCEHEIYPISIDYNGYNYSWNNGENGQTIYPTESMDYIVTFFENYTDCELSDTINVFLEDCIAKCVVLTPTGFSPNNDNVNDEFKIVTSCDEGIATFNMQIYNRWGELVFATDNWRKGWNGKYKNKDAEIGVYSYFIEYSKNISNEEGSLNGNFTLIR, from the coding sequence ATGAAAAAGATTTTTTTAATATTACTTTTAGTCTTCTTTGGATTTTTTATAAATAATATAAAAGCATCGCATCTTTTGGGTGCAGATTTAACTTACGTATGTTCGTCAAATAACACCTACACTATAAGATTAACTTTATACCGTGATTGCAATGGTATATCCCCTGCTACAACACAAACCGTAAATTATGAATCAACTATTTGTGGCATTAGTACTTCTATCACTTTAAATCCCGTAGGTACAGAAACAGATATAACACCCTTATGTCCAAGTCAGGTTTCTGCCTGCGATAATTCAACAGGGACTTATGGTATAGAAGAGTATGTTTATGAAGGCACTTTTACACTTCCTACAGGTTGTGAAGCCAATGATTGGGTTATTTCTTGGGATCAATGTTGTAGAAACGATGCCATAAATACAATAACTAATCCTGGTTCTGAAGGCACAGCTATATCTGCTCATCTTGACAACTCAATCCCATGCAATTCATCTCCTACTTTTAATAATCCTCCCAGTTCTATGGTTTGTATCAATCAACCAGTAATATATAATCATGGTGTTTCAGATATAGATGGAGACTCTTTATACTTTACTATTGGAGATTGTTATGATACGCCAGGAGCTACGGTTAATTATTCAGGTTCTTATTCTGGAACTAACCCTTTCCCAACAGCATCTGGTATAACTGTTGACCCTAATACTGGTGCTATATCATTTACTCCTACACAACAAATTGTGGGAGTTATATGTATTAAAATACAAGAATATAGAGGCGGTGCTTTAATTGGAGAAATAAACAGAGATATGCAGTTTACGGTAATTAACTGCTCAAATCAACCTCCTGTTTCTTCTGGTGTTGATGGCACTTATACTAATGATACTTCTAATTACGAAATTATTGCATGCACTAATAGTACCGTTTGCTTTAACATAAATGCTCAAGATCCCGATGGCGATAATGTTACTTTATCTTGGAATAATGAAATACCTACAGCGACTTTCACGCCCTCTAATAATGGTACGCCAAATGCGTCAGCTATGTTTTGCTGGACTCCTTCAGTTAGTGATGTTGGATTAAACTTTTTTACGGTAAATGTAACAGATGATGGGTGTCCTGTTGTAGGGTCGGGCACTTATACTTATGCAATAAACGTAATAGGTGGACAAGGGAATATTGAGGCAAGTCCGGATGATTCAATCTGCGTAGGGTTAAGTTCCACATTAAGTGTTACAACCAATCCTACGGCATTATCTTTAAGCTGGTCGCCCTCTAACACGCTAAGCAACGATTCTTTAGATACTGTTATAGCAACGCCTACCACTAATACAACTTATGTTGTTACTGGTTCTTTTCCTAGTGGATGCATTGCATCAGATACCGTAAGAGTATTAGTAGAAAATTATCAAACTATATTTGCAGATATAGATACTAATGTAGTTTGCTATGATGATTCTGTTACGTTAATATCTTCTGGTGGCACTAATTGGGAATGGATAAATGGAGCTCAAGAAGGTGTACCCTTTTTACCTCCTGCTGGCACATCAACTTATTATGTATATGACACTTTAGCAAATGGATGTCTAAGTTCTGACTCCGTATCAGTTACTGTTTATGGCAGACCCAATATAAATGCTTATTCTTCTGGAAATAATATATGCTTAGGACAACAAATTAGAATTGGAGCTTTAGGTGGAGTAAGCTATGATATAAATGGAGGAGCTGTACCCTTTAATACTTTATTTACCCCACCTTATGGCAGCACGGATTATATAGTGGCAGGATATAATGCTTTTGGGTGTGCTTCTTATGATACTATTACCATAATAGTTGAAGCTCCTTATAGCGTAGTAGCTAACTCAGACACCAATAATATTTGTATAGGAGAATATGTAACCCTATTTGCAACAGGCAGTGCTAATTATTCTTGGGACAACGGAGTACAAGATGGCGTTCCTTTTATACCTCCTTTAGGCTCAACAGATTACGTAGTATCTGCAGACTCTGCTGGGTGTGCATCTTATGATACTATTACCATTAATGTAAGTCAGCCTGTTAATGTAACAGCTCACGCCTCAGACTATGCTATTTGCGAAGGCGATTCAATTTATTTATATGGTACAGGAGCAAGCACTTATACTTGGGATAATGGAGTGCCGGATAGCACTTATTTTGTGCCATCTATTAATGATACAACATTTATAATGCAAGGCGAATTAGGTGCAGGGTGTCCCTCTTTTGATACCGTTTCTATTTCAATAATAGAAGCACCAAATGTTATAGCCCATGCGTATCCAAATGATACTGTTTGCGAAGGCGATTCAATTATGCTTTATGGTACAGGTGCATCTAATCCCTATACTTGGAGTTCGGGTGTTATAGATAGTACATATTTCTTATTAGCAAATGGAAGTTCTGTTTACACAGTTGAAGCTCAAAACTCAACGGGGTGTGTTGGTAGAGATACTATAACCGTAGCCACAAGAAGCCTCCCCAATGTAGTAGCTAATGCCTCTGATACATCTGTTTGTGCAGGAGATAATGTAACGCTTACAGGAGCAGGAGCTCAAAATTACACTTGGGATAATGGCAATGTTACAAACGGAATTCCTTTTACTCCTCCAGCAGGCACATCGTCTCACTTTGTAGAAGGAGAAGATATATACGGGTGTATAAATTACGATACTATATTCATTACTGCAAATACAAGCACGCCAATAGTTGCCCACGCGTCAGATACAAGCATTTGTATAGGCGAGAGTATTTATCTGTATGCCACAGGTTTTGCTAATTCTTATAATTGGAGTCATGGTTTGCCAGATAGTGCCGTTTTTCAACCCAACTTAAATGATACTGTTTTTGTAGTAGAAGGAATTTTCTCTACAGGATGTCCTTCTTTTGATACCATAAAAATAAAAGTAAATAATTTACCTGCGGTAGTTGCTTTAGCTTACCCCAATGACTCCTTGTGTAATGGTGATTCTATTATGCTATATGGCTCAGGTGCTATAAATTACAATTGGTCTGGAGGAGTTATAGATAGCACCTACTTTTATCCTTCTTTAGGTTCAAATCAATATTTTGTAGAAGGAACAGACAATAATGGGTGTATTTCTTTTGACACAGTAAACATAGAAACAGGGACAGAAACCTTAATTTCTGCCAATGCTTCCGATACACTTCTTTGCGAGGGGGAATCGGTAACATTATATGGAAGTGGAGCATTAGGTGGATATATTTGGAATAACGGAGTTCAAAATAATCAAGCATTTGTGCCTTCTGTGGGGAACAATGAATACATTGTGTCTTATACTAATGTTTTTGGCTGTATTGATAATGATACCATTAATATAACAGTTAATGCTTTACCTTTAGTGGTGGCTAATACTACTGGAAATAATCTATGTGCTCCGGCAACTATTACTCTTACAGGAAGTGGAGCAGACACTTATACTTGGGTAAATTCAGGTATTTCAGATGGTGTACCGTTTGCTCCTCCTATTGGAACAACTAACTATATTGTAATAGGTGAAGATGCTACAACTACCTGTACAAACAGCGATACTATTGCCATAACAATTTATCCACTACCAACAATTATTCCTTTAGCAAGTCCTAATGACACCTTATGTGAAGGAGAGTCGCTAACACTTACTGCTAATGGGGCTACGCCTCCATATAATTGGAATAATGGCGTTACAAATGGAATTCCTTTTGTACCACCTGTAGGAGCTACAGCATACACCGTTACTGCAAGTGATGCTAATAGCTGTACTAATGATACTTCAATAACTATTCATGTTTTTGCAAAACCTACTGTAAGTATAACTCCTACTCCAAATGACAGTATTTGTGAAGGAGGGCAACTAACCCTTACAGCTAATGGAGCAATTAATTATACTTGGTCTTTTGGAGCAAATGGAGCGACTACTACTTACGAGATGCCAAACGGAGTTAATTCTGTTGAAGTAATTGGTGTAGTTGCTAACAATTGTGCCGATACTGCAAACATAAATCTATATGGCTATCCAACTTTTTCATTTAATCAACAAGTAAGTATTTGTGAAGATGAAACTTATACTTTACCTAATGGAACTGTTGTAAATACAGCTGACACTTATCCTGTTACATTTCAAACACAACATGGTTGCGACTCAATATACTACATAACAGTTAGTGTAAATTTAATCGGGGAATATACACCTATGGAAGATGACATAGTTTGTGATGGGAATAATTACACATTAAGTTTAAATGCTCAAAACATAGATAATATTTCATGGTTTGTTATTGATGATTTAGTTACTAATTCTTTGGTAGGAAATTCTAATTATACAAATGCTAATCAAGATGGGTTAAGTTTTACATTAGACACATCTTTAAGCAATAATTTATACTTTGCAGAAATGACAGATGAGTGTGGTAGAATGTATTATGACACTATGAAACTTGAAGTATTTATGCCTCACCCTGTAGAAAATGGTTATCCAGATACCATATTTTGTGAACACGAAATCTATCCAATATCTATAGACTATAATGGATATAATTATTCTTGGAACAATGGAGAGAACGGACAGACAATATACCCGACAGAATCTATGGATTATATAGTAACATTTTTTGAAAATTATACCGATTGCGAGTTAAGCGATACTATAAATGTATTCTTAGAAGATTGTATAGCTAAATGTGTTGTATTAACCCCTACGGGTTTCAGCCCAAACAACGATAATGTTAATGATGAGTTTAAAATAGTAACTAGTTGTGATGAAGGTATTGCTACATTTAACATGCAAATATATAATAGGTGGGGCGAATTAGTTTTTGCTACAGACAACTGGAGAAAAGGTTGGAATGGAAAATACAAAAACAAAGATGCAGAAATAGGGGTTTACTCCTATTTTATAGAGTATTCCAAGAATATTTCAAATGAAGAAGGGTCATTAAACGGAAATTTTACCCTTATAAGATAA